A stretch of Myxococcus hansupus DNA encodes these proteins:
- a CDS encoding tetratricopeptide repeat protein yields MRASWCLLLCLGAGPVLAAAPDANVQGFKAYEKGDYKKAHALFEKALKKDPANPYARLNRARTRTLLQHKMEDGDDFDYCDFAKNWLYLALADLSKAVELNREALLPKIDEDQQGLKVLKAREEYKKWRRAVAVLAEEKGAVDAVLGSKSEWAYAPPGRVVQSVDMAADQRVVASRMGMTPHAPAKWRRVGTDVELTPVAAGEKARTWKLKVRESYFNQGAAYFHELTLEPEGRVEAPSEEWMQGPLVAGPLVHDCG; encoded by the coding sequence ATGCGTGCTTCGTGGTGCCTGTTGCTCTGTCTCGGTGCGGGCCCGGTGCTGGCCGCCGCGCCCGACGCCAACGTCCAGGGCTTCAAGGCGTATGAAAAGGGGGACTACAAGAAGGCCCACGCGCTCTTCGAGAAGGCGCTGAAGAAGGACCCCGCCAATCCCTACGCGCGGCTGAACCGGGCGCGGACCCGCACCCTGCTCCAGCACAAGATGGAGGACGGGGATGACTTCGACTACTGCGACTTCGCCAAGAACTGGCTGTACCTGGCGCTGGCGGACCTGTCGAAGGCCGTGGAGCTGAACCGCGAGGCCCTCCTCCCGAAAATCGACGAGGACCAGCAGGGCTTGAAGGTGCTCAAGGCGCGCGAGGAATACAAGAAGTGGCGCCGGGCGGTGGCCGTGCTGGCGGAGGAGAAGGGCGCGGTGGACGCGGTGCTCGGCTCCAAGTCGGAGTGGGCGTACGCGCCGCCGGGGCGTGTCGTCCAGTCGGTGGACATGGCGGCGGACCAGCGCGTCGTCGCGTCGCGCATGGGCATGACGCCGCATGCCCCGGCCAAATGGCGCCGCGTGGGGACGGACGTGGAGCTCACCCCGGTGGCGGCGGGGGAGAAGGCACGCACCTGGAAGCTGAAGGTGCGCGAGTCCTACTTCAACCAGGGCGCGGCCTACTTCCACGAGCTGACCCTCGAGCCCGAGGGACGTGTGGAGGCGCCCTCCGAAGAGTGGATGCAGGGCCCGCTCGTCGCGGGTCCGCTCGTCCACGACTGCGGCTGA
- a CDS encoding sensor histidine kinase: MTKAHIHDGTPSGWGAATRADVLRPGTPSVSPVLLQMGTHLQAALVVDASGRVVFMDDALVHATGGRKGTREGRPMEEALEGLPWLTGALATALEGKAGVHEGHGEGQRLKAFVLPLFSDEGSLLGACARLQLPEPVTDEAARGAAADGPSPAPESLEHMNSVLRATFDSIAEGVIVVDLNKRVTAFNKRFLDIWGLTEEMMEERDAEPVLVRAARSVKNPEWFTSRIRQRFEPSAQEDVDTVELLDGRILERKSLPQRLGEAIIGRVWSYREVTAERHAEAERERLLGEAQEAIRVRDDFLSIAAHELKTPLTPLKLHLQRMRQEGATGGVSHARHVDKSLMQVARLTGLVNDLLDTSRIQAGRLTLKHGPIQLQELAGEVASELRLSSAHHAVELDASSEPLMVLGDGDRLAQVLVNLMENAIKYSPSGGTVRVRVLRDDGHVRVSVQDEGIGIPQDQQAHLFERFFRASNAPISGFGGLGLGLYICRDIVERHGGRLWVESELGQGATFHFTVPLAR, from the coding sequence ATGACGAAGGCCCACATCCACGACGGAACCCCAAGCGGATGGGGGGCGGCCACGCGAGCGGACGTCCTGCGCCCGGGCACGCCTTCCGTGTCGCCGGTGCTGCTCCAGATGGGGACCCACCTCCAAGCCGCGCTCGTCGTCGACGCCAGCGGCCGCGTCGTCTTCATGGACGATGCGCTGGTCCATGCGACGGGAGGGCGGAAGGGAACACGGGAAGGCCGTCCCATGGAGGAGGCGTTGGAGGGGCTGCCCTGGTTGACCGGAGCGCTCGCGACGGCGCTCGAGGGCAAGGCCGGTGTCCACGAGGGGCACGGTGAGGGGCAGCGGCTGAAGGCCTTCGTGCTCCCCCTCTTCAGTGACGAGGGCTCGTTGCTGGGCGCCTGTGCGCGCCTTCAACTCCCGGAGCCCGTGACGGACGAGGCCGCGCGCGGTGCGGCGGCGGACGGACCGTCGCCCGCGCCCGAGAGCCTGGAGCACATGAACTCGGTGCTGCGCGCCACGTTCGACTCCATCGCGGAAGGCGTCATCGTGGTGGACCTGAACAAGCGCGTCACCGCCTTCAACAAGCGGTTCCTCGATATCTGGGGGCTCACCGAGGAGATGATGGAGGAGCGTGACGCGGAGCCGGTGCTGGTGCGCGCGGCGCGGAGTGTGAAGAACCCGGAGTGGTTCACCTCCCGCATCCGGCAGCGGTTCGAGCCCTCCGCGCAGGAAGACGTCGATACCGTGGAGCTGCTGGATGGGCGCATCCTGGAGCGCAAGTCGCTGCCGCAGCGCTTGGGTGAAGCCATCATCGGCCGCGTCTGGAGCTACCGGGAGGTCACCGCGGAGCGGCATGCCGAGGCCGAACGCGAGCGGTTGTTGGGCGAGGCCCAGGAGGCCATCCGCGTGCGGGATGACTTCCTCTCCATCGCCGCGCACGAGCTGAAGACGCCGCTCACGCCGCTGAAGCTGCATCTGCAGCGGATGCGTCAGGAAGGGGCGACGGGCGGTGTGTCGCATGCGCGTCATGTGGACAAGTCGCTCATGCAGGTGGCCCGGTTGACGGGGCTGGTGAATGACTTGCTGGACACCTCGCGCATCCAGGCAGGCCGGCTGACGCTGAAGCACGGGCCCATCCAGCTCCAGGAGCTGGCCGGAGAGGTCGCCTCGGAGCTGCGCCTGTCCAGCGCGCACCACGCCGTGGAGCTCGATGCGTCCAGCGAGCCGTTGATGGTCCTGGGGGACGGGGACCGGCTCGCGCAGGTGCTGGTCAACCTGATGGAGAACGCCATCAAGTACAGCCCCAGTGGCGGGACGGTTCGTGTGCGAGTGCTGCGGGACGACGGCCACGTCCGCGTCTCCGTGCAGGACGAGGGCATTGGCATTCCCCAGGACCAGCAGGCGCACCTGTTCGAGCGGTTCTTCCGAGCGAGCAACGCGCCCATCTCCGGCTTCGGCGGATTGGGGCTGGGGCTCTACATCTGCCGTGACATCGTCGAACGACACGGGGGCCGGCTGTGGGTGGAGAGCGAGCTGGGCCAGGGCGCCACCTTTCATTTCACGGTGCCGCTGGCGCGGTGA
- a CDS encoding sulfite exporter TauE/SafE family protein, translated as MLYAGIAGSLLVGILLGLLGGGGSILTVPLLVYVLDVEPRTAIAMSLVVVGITSASGAVLHARAGRVRWRTGLVFGAGGMTGAFLGGRLNPHLSPDTLLVLFAGVMVAAAVAMLRRKDAAPSLPAPTPPPSTPRVLAQGAAVGALSGLVGAGGGFLIVPALMLIGLSAPTATATSLVVIALQCTAGFIGHLGHVELPWVLTCEVLLAAMTGTLLGGRLAGRIPPAHLRKGFAVFVLATATFLLSAQAPAPLREQLTHAGAWPWVVASLALGLPMTWWRLRSARQRAP; from the coding sequence TTGCTCGTCGGCATCCTGCTGGGCCTGCTGGGAGGCGGCGGCTCCATCCTCACGGTGCCTCTGCTCGTCTACGTCCTGGACGTGGAGCCCCGGACGGCCATCGCCATGTCGCTCGTCGTCGTGGGCATCACCAGCGCCAGCGGCGCCGTCCTCCATGCCCGAGCCGGACGCGTGCGGTGGCGCACCGGGCTCGTCTTCGGCGCGGGTGGGATGACGGGAGCCTTCCTCGGCGGAAGACTCAATCCCCACCTCTCGCCCGACACGCTGCTCGTCCTCTTCGCGGGCGTCATGGTCGCCGCCGCCGTGGCCATGCTGCGGCGCAAGGACGCCGCGCCGTCCCTGCCCGCGCCAACCCCTCCGCCCTCCACGCCACGCGTCCTGGCGCAAGGCGCCGCCGTGGGCGCGCTGTCAGGGCTCGTGGGCGCGGGCGGCGGCTTCCTCATCGTGCCCGCCCTGATGCTCATCGGGCTCTCCGCGCCCACGGCCACCGCCACCTCGCTGGTGGTCATCGCGCTCCAATGCACCGCGGGCTTCATCGGCCACCTGGGCCACGTCGAGCTTCCGTGGGTGCTCACCTGCGAGGTGCTGCTGGCGGCGATGACCGGCACCCTGCTGGGCGGAAGGCTCGCGGGACGCATCCCCCCGGCGCACCTGCGCAAGGGCTTCGCCGTCTTCGTCCTCGCCACCGCGACCTTCCTCCTCAGCGCACAGGCCCCCGCCCCCCTGCGCGAGCAACTGACACACGCGGGCGCGTGGCCCTGGGTCGTGGCCTCCCTGGCCTTGGGCCTGCCCATGACCTGGTGGCGCCTGCGGTCGGCCCGGCAGCGCGCGCCGTGA